The genomic DNA TCCTTCTTCATGTGCGGGATCACGGCCTTGGTGCAGAGAAACGTGCCGCGCAGGTGGACGTTCATCGCCCTATCCCAGAGCTCGAGGGGCATCTCCTCAACCGTCTTGCCTGACGTGGTGGCCCCGGCATGGTTGGAGAGGATGCTCACCTTGCCGAACTGCTTGAGGGTGCGTTCCACCATGCGCTCCACATCGGCGGGCTTGGAGACATCCGTGGGAACGCCGATGGCCTTGCCGCCGCCATCGCGTATCCTCTTCGCCACCGCCTCGCCGCGGCCTTCATCGTAATCGGCGACGACGAGGGATGCCCCCTCCTTCGCCAGGGCATAGGAGAAGGCGCTGCCCATACCTGGGCCGCCGCCTGCAGTGACGATCGCGACTCGATCCTTGAGGAACATCGAGTACTCCTGGTAGGTTGGGATTATAGAGTTGCTGGGGCGGCGAGTCAAAGGAGACGACAATTGTGATTTTGCCCTGTTCCTGCTGTAATAGCGACACTTCCGCGAAGGGGGTCTGCGATGCAGTTGAACGGCAAGAATGTGATCGTCACGGGCGCGGCGGCGGGCATCGGCAAAGCCACAGCCATCGCCTGTGCCAAGGCGGGCGCGAACGTGGCCCTTGTGGATATAGACGAGGCTGGGGCGAACAAGACGGCCAAAGAGTTCCCCCGACAGGGCAGGAAGTCCCTGGTCATCAAGACGGACATCGCGAACGTCCAGCAGACCCGCGCGATGGTGGCCCAGGTAAAGCGCGAATTCGGCTCCATTGACGCCCTGGCCAATGTGGCCGCCATCTTTCCCCGCGCCAAGATACTGGAGGTCACGGAGAAGCTGTGGGATGACATCCTCTCTGTGGACCTGCGTGGCCTCTTCTTCTGCTGTCAGGCGGCCATGCACGTCATGGTGCAGCAAAAGAGTGGCGTCATTGTGAACGTCGCCTCCGGCGCGGCCTTTCGCCCCATAGAGGGCCACGGCGTCTATTCCGCCGCCAAGGGCGGCGTGGTGGCCCTGAGCCGCGTGCTGGCCCTGGAGGGCATCAAGCACGGCGTCCGCACCAACGTCGTCGCCCCTGGGCATACCGATACCGAGCGTAACAAGGCCATTGTCACGCCTGCCCGGCGCGCCGGCGATTATGCCACCCTAGTCGGCGGCCGCTACATCGAACCGGCGGAGGTCGCCAGTGCCATCGTCTTCCTCTGCTCGGATGCCGCCTCCGGCATCAACGGCGCCATCCTCAACGTGTGCCGCGGCAGCTATATGATTGGCTGATGGCTCGCCTCCGCGCATTGACACTCGTCCAGGTCAGACGTACCGTTCGCGCTAATCACACCCCGGCGGGCAACCCATGAAATTCGGCCTGCTCTTTGAGCTTAACGTCCCCAAGCCCTGGGGCGACCGCACCGAGTACGATACCTTCCACCAGGCCGCCGACCAGACGGTGCTGGCCGAACAGCAAGGCTTCGAATATGTCTGGGCAGTGGAGCACCACTTCCTGCCCGAGTTTGCCCACTCCGGCGCGCCCGAAGTCTGGCTCGGCTATTTGGCCAGCCGCACCAGCACCATTCGCCTTGGCCATGGCGTCGTCCTTTTGGAGGGGAAGATCAACCACCCCATCCGCGTCGCCGAGCGCATCGCCACACTGGACATCATGTCCAACGGGCGTGTCGAGTTCGGCACCGGGCGGAGCGCCCACCCCTGGCAGATCGAGCCCTTCGGCTGTGAGCTGGCGGAGACGCGGGACGAGTGGGCGGAGGCCATAGATATCATCCCTAAGATGTGGTCCACGGACTGGTTCAGCCACAAGGGCAAGTTCTGGGATATCCCGGAGCGCAATATCCTGCCCAAGCCCATCCAGAAGCCGCATCCGCCCCTTTGGGTGGCCTGCGCCCAGCCGGACACCTTTGAGATGGCTGGCAGAAAGGGCGTCGGCGCGCTGTGTTTCACATTGGCCCAGCCGGGCCAGATGAAGGAGCGCATAGACCGCTACCGCACCGCCATCGCCACCGCGCCTGAGCAGGCAGGCCTCTTCAAAAACAACCAGGTAGGCGCCTTCACCGTGGTCTATTGCGACGATGACAACCAGCGGGCGCGCGACTTGGGCGGCCCGAACGCTCTCTGGTACTACGCCACCCTTCGCAACATCTACGATCCGGTCTGGATGCAGCGCAACCTGGAAGACGTACCGCCCAGCTACCGATGGCATGCCCAGCTCGTCCGGTCGGACGACCGCGTGGGCAACAAGGGATGGGACTACAACCAGCTCATAGACAACGGCTCCATGTGCGTCGGCGACCCTGACCACTGCATCCGCACCATCGAGAAATACGAGGCGGCCGGCGCCGACCAGCTTCTCTGCTTCATGCAGGTTGGGCGCATCCCCCATGAAAAGGTGATGAACTCCATCATGCTCTTTGGCAAGTACGTCATCCCCTACTTCGCAAAGAAGGCGAGAGGAAAGGCGACGCTGCTGTGAAGTTCGGCCTGATCTTTGAGCTGCAGGTCCCCAAGCCCTGGAACCCGCGCAGCGAGTACGATATCTTCCACCAGGCCGCCGACCAGGTGGTCTTTGCCGAACAGAACGGCTTCGAGTATGCCTGGGTGGTTGAGCATCACTTCCTCACCGAGTTCGCCCACTCCTGCGGCCCGGAAGTCTGGCTCGGCTATCTCGCCTCGCGGACCAGCGCCATCCGCCTGGGCCACGGCGTGGTCCTCATGGAAGGCAAGGTCAATCACCCTATCCGCGTGGCCGAGCGCCTTGCCACCCTGGACATCATGTCCAACGGCAGGGCGGACCTCGGCACGGGGCGCTCATCCAACCCGTGGCAGCTTGAGCCCTTCGGCGTGCGCCTTGAAGATACCCGCGATGAATGGGAAGAGGCCATCGAAATCATCCCCAAGATGTGGATGAGCGATTGGTTCAGCCACAAGGGCAAGTTCTGGGATATCCCCGAGCGCAACATCCTGCCGAAGCCCATCCGGAAGCCCCACCCTCCGCTCTGGATGGCCTGCGCTCAGCCGGACTCCTTCACCATCGCCGGACGGCACGGCATCGGAGCCCTCTGCTTCGCCATCGCGCCGCCGGGCTACCTGAAAGAGCGCATCGCCGACTATCGCAAGGCCGTCACCCACCCTGCCAAGCAGGCTGGCGCTTACAAGCATGAGCAGGTCGGCGCCTTTGCCATGACCTATTGCGACGACACCGACCGGAAGGCCCGTGAGATCGGCGGCCCGAACGCCTTGTGGTACTTTGCTACCAACAAGAAGCTCTACGACCCCAGCTGGCAGCGGATCGAAGAGAGAGACGTGCCGCCCAGCTACCGCTACCACAAGCTCAACGTCACCCCTGCCGATTCAGCCCTACGATCCAGGCAGGCCGATTACAACGAGCAGATAGACTCCGGCGCCTATTGCATCGGCGACCCAGACGCCTGCATCCGCACCATCGAGATGTACCGGGATGCGGGCGCAGACCAGATCCTCTGTATGATGCAGGTGGGACGCATCCCCCATGAGCGACTCATGAACTCCATCAAGCTCTTTGGGAAGTACGTCATCCCCCACTTCAAGAACAGCGCCAAGGGTGCCTGATGTGCGGACGCTACGCCGTCGCCTCCTCCAATCGAGAGATAGAAGAGCGCTTCCAGTGCGATGTCGGATCGCTGGAGCTTACGCCCCGCTATAACGTCGCGCCTACCCAGGAATCACTCGCCATCGTCACCGGCGCCAACGGCGAGCGGCAAGGCCAGATGATGCGCTGGGGCCTGGTGCCTCACTGGGCCAAGGACCTCTCCATCGGCGCGCGCTTCATCAACGCCAGGGCTGAGACGGCGGAGGAGACGGCCGCCTTTCGCGTGGCCTTCAGGAAGCGGCGATGCCTTGTCGTCGCCACCGGCTTCTATGAATGGCTCCGCGAAGGCAAGGCCAAGCCCCCCTTCTACGTCATGCTCAAGGCCAAGGGGCCCTTCGCTTTTGCAGGGCTGTGGGAACTGTGGAGATCGCCCGAAGGCAAGTGGGTGCGCTCCTTCACCATCCTCACTACGGAGGCCAATCCCCTCATGCGCCCCATCCATGACCGGATGCCCGTCATCCTCACGCCGGAGACGGAAGCTCTCTGGCTAGACCCGCTCTCGGAGGACCCGGCAAGGCTCTCGAAGGTGTTGGTCCCCTTTGCCGCGGAAGAGATGCATTTTCATGAGGTCTCCTCCATCGTCAACTCGTGGAAGGTGGACAGTTCCGCCTGCGCGGAGCCCATCGCAGCTGGACCAGGCGGCTAGAGCCGCTCCGGGACCTCGTTCGGGTCCTTGTCCTCGGGCCGCTTCTGGTAGTTCTTCCGCATCAGGTCTTTCGGCGTGATGACGCCGCTGGAGACTACAAGGCGCAAGCCCTCGTCCAGCGTCATGTCCGTGAAGATCACCTCTTCCTTCGGCACGATCGCCAGAAGCCCAGATTGCGGCGTCGGTGTTGTGGGCACCAAGATGTTGCAAAAGAACTTCCCTTCGCCGTCCGTCACCTCGCCGGTGTAAAAGCCGACCGTGTACGTATCTTTGCTGGGCCAGGGGATAACTACAACCCGGTGCGGCGCTTGGCCCGCCGTTGAAAGGGAGTCAATGATCTGCTTTGTGGGGTTGTAGATGGACTTGATGAGCGGCACGCGCAGGATAACCGTCTCAATGACTTGGATGAACGGCTTCCCGTAGGCCGAGCGGATGACCAGGCCCACGATGTAGACGCCGACGATGGTGATGGCGCCGCCGACACCGAAGATTTCTCGGTCGAAAATCCGTTCCACAAGCGGCTGGACAAGGCCGTCCACAAAGTTGAAAAAGAGGCGCAGGATGACGAAGGTCACAACGAGCGGGATGAGCGCGATCGTGCCGGCGATGAGGTGCGTCCGAAGGTGCCGGATCAGCCAGTGGATGTACAGGCGCTCTCGCACGCGCATCGATATAGTGCCCCTATGATGTGGTGCCTTGCGCTTTGCTTCCATCAGTGCGTCCCTGCTGCGAACCGCGCGAGCTCGGCTAGACGGTCCGCCGCATCCGCCGGAAGCGCTGCCGCCTTCATCGCCTCAAGGCCCTCCTGTAGCTCTTGCTGGATCGTCTCCTCGCAATAACGTACAGCCCCCGTGCTTTCCATAAGTACTGCGAGCTTCTCCAGCCGCTCATCAGAGAGCGGCCCATCGCGAACGGCCGTGGCAGTGAGCGCCGCCCTGTCATTGCCCGTCGCCATCTTGAGCAGCGCCAGTACCGGCAGCGACCGTCTCTTATCCAGCATCTCCACGAGCTGTGACCGACTACTCCCATGGACTCCCCTGATCGCCCTCAGCTCCTCCCGCACAATCGCCGCCGTACCTGTGCGCTCGCCGAAGCTTCGAAGCGCATCCACTACCCTAGGGGAACCGTTGCCGATAATCGCCCCCAGCGCGCAGGCGGCCCCATGGATGGCCGCCTTCCCTCGGATCGCCTCTATGTGCGCTTCAGGCGTATCTTCCAGCGTCCCTTCCGCCGTGATTGCCCGGTAGAGGGTCTCCGTGACGCGCAGGGATGCCCTGTCCACTGTCGCGAGCGCGCGGGTGATGCGATCGGCCGAAATGTCCAACTCCTCCAAACGCATCAGCTCCAGCCGCGCCAAGGCGTACATCCCATCGCCGGCATTGATGCCTTGCGAGGCGCCTGCATGCCACCAGAGCGCAGGCCGCCCGGCTACCTCCGGCGTTCCCGCGCGAAGCTCTTCGTGTATCTGAAAGTAGGCCTTGGTGAGCTCCATCGCCGCTGCGCCAGGGACGGCCTGGGCCGCAGATGCGCCGACCGCCTCGGCGGAGAGCAGCGTCAGCGTGCCGAGGACGCGGTCCGGGGAGGCGTGCCGCTCGGGCATGCCCATCTGGTCAATCCATCCCAAGTGGTAGCGCAGCATCCGGTGAAGGGGCGATTTGTTATCCGCTACGGCCCGCTTCAGCTCCGCCTCAATGAGCGGCTGGCGCTCCAGAAGGGAACTTGGCTTCGATATCGTCGTCATACGTCTACCTTGCCAATGACCTCTTCGAGCGCTTCCTTGGTCACAGGCCCTTGGCGCAGGATCTTCGGCGGCTGCTGCGTCAGGTCAATGATGGTGGACTCGATCCCGCCTTTGCACCGCCCGCTTATGACCACGTCCACATCCTCGCCGATCTGCGCCGTGACCGCTGAGGCTGTCGTTACGGAGGGCTGTCCCGACCTGTTGGCGCTCGTCCCCACCAGTGGCGCGCCGATGCCCTTGGCCAGCGCCCGAGGCGTCGGGTGGTCCGGGATGCGGATGGCCACCGTCGGCGCGCTCGCAGTGACGATCGCCGGGATGAGCGGCGACTTCTTCACCACCATCGTCAGCGCCCCCGGCCAGAAGCGCAGGGCGAGCCGGATAGCGCTTGGCGGCAA from Chloroflexota bacterium includes the following:
- a CDS encoding SDR family oxidoreductase; amino-acid sequence: MFLKDRVAIVTAGGGPGMGSAFSYALAKEGASLVVADYDEGRGEAVAKRIRDGGGKAIGVPTDVSKPADVERMVERTLKQFGKVSILSNHAGATTSGKTVEEMPLELWDRAMNVHLRGTFLCTKAVIPHMKKEKWGRIVNTSSRAAYSSKIKTLTDYATAKAGIIGFSRSVARELGEYGITVNCIAPGLVSDSGLGLVYPSAVWPPPNKEAEQTAADNEGQMIRPYRMVKPDEIAGALLYLVGPYSDRVTGMVLHVNGGSYLPA
- a CDS encoding LLM class flavin-dependent oxidoreductase, giving the protein MKFGLIFELQVPKPWNPRSEYDIFHQAADQVVFAEQNGFEYAWVVEHHFLTEFAHSCGPEVWLGYLASRTSAIRLGHGVVLMEGKVNHPIRVAERLATLDIMSNGRADLGTGRSSNPWQLEPFGVRLEDTRDEWEEAIEIIPKMWMSDWFSHKGKFWDIPERNILPKPIRKPHPPLWMACAQPDSFTIAGRHGIGALCFAIAPPGYLKERIADYRKAVTHPAKQAGAYKHEQVGAFAMTYCDDTDRKAREIGGPNALWYFATNKKLYDPSWQRIEERDVPPSYRYHKLNVTPADSALRSRQADYNEQIDSGAYCIGDPDACIRTIEMYRDAGADQILCMMQVGRIPHERLMNSIKLFGKYVIPHFKNSAKGA
- a CDS encoding DUF502 domain-containing protein, with amino-acid sequence MEAKRKAPHHRGTISMRVRERLYIHWLIRHLRTHLIAGTIALIPLVVTFVILRLFFNFVDGLVQPLVERIFDREIFGVGGAITIVGVYIVGLVIRSAYGKPFIQVIETVILRVPLIKSIYNPTKQIIDSLSTAGQAPHRVVVIPWPSKDTYTVGFYTGEVTDGEGKFFCNILVPTTPTPQSGLLAIVPKEEVIFTDMTLDEGLRLVVSSGVITPKDLMRKNYQKRPEDKDPNEVPERL
- a CDS encoding LLM class flavin-dependent oxidoreductase — translated: MKFGLLFELNVPKPWGDRTEYDTFHQAADQTVLAEQQGFEYVWAVEHHFLPEFAHSGAPEVWLGYLASRTSTIRLGHGVVLLEGKINHPIRVAERIATLDIMSNGRVEFGTGRSAHPWQIEPFGCELAETRDEWAEAIDIIPKMWSTDWFSHKGKFWDIPERNILPKPIQKPHPPLWVACAQPDTFEMAGRKGVGALCFTLAQPGQMKERIDRYRTAIATAPEQAGLFKNNQVGAFTVVYCDDDNQRARDLGGPNALWYYATLRNIYDPVWMQRNLEDVPPSYRWHAQLVRSDDRVGNKGWDYNQLIDNGSMCVGDPDHCIRTIEKYEAAGADQLLCFMQVGRIPHEKVMNSIMLFGKYVIPYFAKKARGKATLL
- a CDS encoding SDR family oxidoreductase → MQLNGKNVIVTGAAAGIGKATAIACAKAGANVALVDIDEAGANKTAKEFPRQGRKSLVIKTDIANVQQTRAMVAQVKREFGSIDALANVAAIFPRAKILEVTEKLWDDILSVDLRGLFFCCQAAMHVMVQQKSGVIVNVASGAAFRPIEGHGVYSAAKGGVVALSRVLALEGIKHGVRTNVVAPGHTDTERNKAIVTPARRAGDYATLVGGRYIEPAEVASAIVFLCSDAASGINGAILNVCRGSYMIG
- a CDS encoding SOS response-associated peptidase, whose translation is MCGRYAVASSNREIEERFQCDVGSLELTPRYNVAPTQESLAIVTGANGERQGQMMRWGLVPHWAKDLSIGARFINARAETAEETAAFRVAFRKRRCLVVATGFYEWLREGKAKPPFYVMLKAKGPFAFAGLWELWRSPEGKWVRSFTILTTEANPLMRPIHDRMPVILTPETEALWLDPLSEDPARLSKVLVPFAAEEMHFHEVSSIVNSWKVDSSACAEPIAAGPGG